From Elaeis guineensis isolate ETL-2024a chromosome 16, EG11, whole genome shotgun sequence, a single genomic window includes:
- the LOC105059291 gene encoding uncharacterized protein isoform X2, with protein MSNAPGLVSPSAPCFRGRDLAPSGLFRSGLFLTARNAKRAPLPLPSLVFQDSADHPEASHCKDLHIDGEKEEASQHDQERAVENADTFFSTEYLDDSFQHGPTTVSCQDGPHAAQSDGNFQAIPEKPAEEIMMMSFGMESLDDISFSPSAAAVKQVGKFQPKLASRPKGGKAKSVSFALPNASETTAPSVETCSEGNFTRTDPPVGDVINDGYLDNHQQSSSVNYDFNGDFQMDDGKLEEEDISESSGLESFNTLLSLPISTAARSVGKFQPKPSARTENVKSNASAVQTGAMECVQCECDSLPPEAESLEVHASGFPADSLVDSAMPMPSELAQEQAELFEACTLEAATLGGRKTTQTIEISSERDNHVSGEREPTELLQDICVEAHSPNVEELTQLIQEEKHNSETVEDIAASKSSRKLRKQIYMHGTGKPEGGTDEDQSDDEYRGEDVPRKKRVPKKSKGNMTEKKKPGKKRKRASGKPDSISEELPKKRFPHGTRQKRRQVNKVLLETPEDEIDRRQLRIKDLIMLAEAKERISSKEAATLGKSFPNQSTGSFPSRTHLDEGNLFGEEEEQNLDGEGNHNIQPNSTKLNYHSYMNRPQSVRWSKADTELFYQAIRQFGTDFAMIQQLFPNRTRHQVKLKFKNEERKHPLQVHDALVHRSKDHAHFERVILQLQTQAEQNSHKETTGDPQTASQDVAGEYEEEGGKLNKEEEANGWGGEVRSPADSDWKFEAPDQPELAEYESVYDWDASASHPHDMEKDTFTEF; from the exons ATGTCCAACGCTCCCGGCCTCGTTTCTCCATCCGCCCCCTGCTTCCGGGGGAGAGATCTGGCGCCTTCGGGCCTCTTCCGATCAGGTCTCTTCTTGACGGCGAGGAATGCGAAGAGGGCGCCACTACCACTTCCAAGCCTCGTCTTCCaag ATTCTGCAGATCACCCAGAGGCTTCACATTGCAAAGACTTACACATTGATGGTGAAAAAGAGGAGGCTTCACAGCATGATCAAGAAAGAGCTGTTGAG AATGCGGATACGTTCTTCAGTACGGAATATCTTGATGACAGTTTTCAACATGGGCCAACTACTG TATCCTGTCAGGATGGACCTCATGCCGCTCAGAGTGATGGTAATTTCCAGGCCATCCCTGAGAAACCAGCAGAAGAG ATAATGATGATGTCTTTTGGCATGGAATCACTTGATGACATTTCTTTCTCACCCAGTGCTGCTGCTG TAAAACAAGTAGGCAAGTTTCAGCCTAAGCTTGCATCACGACCAAAAGGGGGAAAAGCTAAATCAGTATCTTTTGCTCTTCCTAATGCTTCTGAAACTACTGCTCCTTCTGTGGAGACCTGTTCTGAGGGCAACTTCACAAGAACAGATCCTCCTGTAGGAGATGTGATAAATGATGGATATTTGGATAACCATCAACAGTCATCTTCTGTAAACTATGATTTCAATGGAGATTTCCAAATGGATGATGggaagttggaagaagag GACATATCGGAGTCTTCAGGCCTTGAATCTTTCAACACACTTCTTTCTCTGccaatttcaactgcag CTCGATCTGTAGGTAAATTCCAACCAAAGCCTAGTGCCAGAACAGAGAATGTGAAATCTAATGCTTCTGCAGTTCAAACTGGTGCCATGGAGTGTGTGCAGTGTGAATGTGATTCACTTCCTCCAGAGGCTGAGTCCTTGGAGGTTCATGCTTCTGGCTTTCCAGCAGATTCCCTTGTTGATTCTGCAATGCCCATGCCATCTGAGTTGGCCCAAGAACAGGCAGAACTTTTCGAGGCATGTACACTTGAAGCTGCAACTTTAGGGGGCAGGAAGACCACACAAACTATTGAAATATCGTCAGAAAGAGAT AATCATGTTAGTGGAGAAAGAGAACCTACAGAATTATTGCAGGATATCTGTGTTGAGGCCCATTCCCCAAATGTGGAAGAACTTACTCAGCTGATCCAGGAAGAAAAACATAATTCAGAAACTGTTGAAGATATTGCAGCTAGTAAATCATCAAGGAAATTGAGAAAGCAAATCTACATGCACGGCACTGGCAAACCAGAAGGTGGAACGGATGAGGACCAAAGTGATGATGAATATAGGGGTGAGGATGTGCCCAGGAAGAAGAGGGTGCCAAAAAAATCAAAGGGGAACATGACTGAAAAAAAGAAACCAGGAAAGAAGCGCAAAAGAGCTTCTGGAAAACCTGATTCCATTTCAGAGGAATTACCAAAAAAGAGGTTTCCTCATGGAACACGGCAGAAGAGACGGCAAG TGAACAAGGTTTTGCTGGAAACACCCGAGGATGAGATTGACCGCAGGCAGCTTAGAATAAAAGATCTAATAATGCTTGCAGAGGCTAAGGAGAGAATATCA AGTAAAGAAGCAGCAACACTTGGGAAATCCTTTCCAAATCAAAG TACTGGTTCCTTTCCCAGCAGAACCCATCTTGatgaaggcaatctttttggagagGAGGAAGAACAAAACCTTGATGGCGAAGGAAATCATAACATTCAACCAAATTCTACAAAATTGAATTACCATTCCTACATGAATAGGCCGCAATCAGTGAGGTGGTCAAAAGCAGATACAGAGCTGTTTTACCAG GCTATTCGCCAATTTGGAACAGATTTTGCAATGATACAACAACTATTCCCTAATCGTACACGCCACCAAGTGAAACTGAAGTTTAAGAATGAAGAGCGCAAGCATCCTTTGCAAGTTCATGATGCTTTAGTCCATCGCTCCAAAG ATCATGCACATTTTGAGCGAGTAATTCTACAGCTGCAAACTCAGGCAGAGCAGAACTCCCACAAAGAAACAACTGGTGATCCACAAACTGCTTCACAGGATGTGGCCGGTGAATACGAG GAAGAGGGAGGGAAGCTCAATAAGGAAGAGGAGGCTAATGGTTGGGGCGGTGAAGTTCGGAGCCCC
- the LOC105059291 gene encoding uncharacterized protein isoform X4, giving the protein MSNAPGLVSPSAPCFRGRDLAPSGLFRSGLFLTARNAKRAPLPLPSLVFQDSADHPEASHCKDLHIDGEKEEASQHDQERAVENADTFFSTEYLDDSFQHGPTTVSCQDGPHAAQSDGNFQAIPEKPAEEIMMMSFGMESLDDISFSPSAAAVKQVGKFQPKLASRPKGGKAKSVSFALPNASETTAPSVETCSEGNFTRTDPPVGDVINDGYLDNHQQSSSVNYDFNGDFQMDDGKLEEEDISESSGLESFNTLLSLPISTAGKFQPKPSARTENVKSNASAVQTGAMECVQCECDSLPPEAESLEVHASGFPADSLVDSAMPMPSELAQEQAELFEACTLEAATLGGRKTTQTIEISSERDNHVSGEREPTELLQDICVEAHSPNVEELTQLIQEEKHNSETVEDIAASKSSRKLRKQIYMHGTGKPEGGTDEDQSDDEYRGEDVPRKKRVPKKSKGNMTEKKKPGKKRKRASGKPDSISEELPKKRFPHGTRQKRRQVNKVLLETPEDEIDRRQLRIKDLIMLAEAKERISSKEAATLGKSFPNQSSTGSFPSRTHLDEGNLFGEEEEQNLDGEGNHNIQPNSTKLNYHSYMNRPQSVRWSKADTELFYQAIRQFGTDFAMIQQLFPNRTRHQVKLKFKNEERKHPLQVHDALVHRSKDHAHFERVILQLQTQAEQNSHKETTGDPQTASQDVAGEYEEEGGKLNKEEEANGWGGEVRSPADSDWKFEAPDQPELAEYESVYDWDASASHPHDMEKDTFTEF; this is encoded by the exons ATGTCCAACGCTCCCGGCCTCGTTTCTCCATCCGCCCCCTGCTTCCGGGGGAGAGATCTGGCGCCTTCGGGCCTCTTCCGATCAGGTCTCTTCTTGACGGCGAGGAATGCGAAGAGGGCGCCACTACCACTTCCAAGCCTCGTCTTCCaag ATTCTGCAGATCACCCAGAGGCTTCACATTGCAAAGACTTACACATTGATGGTGAAAAAGAGGAGGCTTCACAGCATGATCAAGAAAGAGCTGTTGAG AATGCGGATACGTTCTTCAGTACGGAATATCTTGATGACAGTTTTCAACATGGGCCAACTACTG TATCCTGTCAGGATGGACCTCATGCCGCTCAGAGTGATGGTAATTTCCAGGCCATCCCTGAGAAACCAGCAGAAGAG ATAATGATGATGTCTTTTGGCATGGAATCACTTGATGACATTTCTTTCTCACCCAGTGCTGCTGCTG TAAAACAAGTAGGCAAGTTTCAGCCTAAGCTTGCATCACGACCAAAAGGGGGAAAAGCTAAATCAGTATCTTTTGCTCTTCCTAATGCTTCTGAAACTACTGCTCCTTCTGTGGAGACCTGTTCTGAGGGCAACTTCACAAGAACAGATCCTCCTGTAGGAGATGTGATAAATGATGGATATTTGGATAACCATCAACAGTCATCTTCTGTAAACTATGATTTCAATGGAGATTTCCAAATGGATGATGggaagttggaagaagag GACATATCGGAGTCTTCAGGCCTTGAATCTTTCAACACACTTCTTTCTCTGccaatttcaactgcag GTAAATTCCAACCAAAGCCTAGTGCCAGAACAGAGAATGTGAAATCTAATGCTTCTGCAGTTCAAACTGGTGCCATGGAGTGTGTGCAGTGTGAATGTGATTCACTTCCTCCAGAGGCTGAGTCCTTGGAGGTTCATGCTTCTGGCTTTCCAGCAGATTCCCTTGTTGATTCTGCAATGCCCATGCCATCTGAGTTGGCCCAAGAACAGGCAGAACTTTTCGAGGCATGTACACTTGAAGCTGCAACTTTAGGGGGCAGGAAGACCACACAAACTATTGAAATATCGTCAGAAAGAGAT AATCATGTTAGTGGAGAAAGAGAACCTACAGAATTATTGCAGGATATCTGTGTTGAGGCCCATTCCCCAAATGTGGAAGAACTTACTCAGCTGATCCAGGAAGAAAAACATAATTCAGAAACTGTTGAAGATATTGCAGCTAGTAAATCATCAAGGAAATTGAGAAAGCAAATCTACATGCACGGCACTGGCAAACCAGAAGGTGGAACGGATGAGGACCAAAGTGATGATGAATATAGGGGTGAGGATGTGCCCAGGAAGAAGAGGGTGCCAAAAAAATCAAAGGGGAACATGACTGAAAAAAAGAAACCAGGAAAGAAGCGCAAAAGAGCTTCTGGAAAACCTGATTCCATTTCAGAGGAATTACCAAAAAAGAGGTTTCCTCATGGAACACGGCAGAAGAGACGGCAAG TGAACAAGGTTTTGCTGGAAACACCCGAGGATGAGATTGACCGCAGGCAGCTTAGAATAAAAGATCTAATAATGCTTGCAGAGGCTAAGGAGAGAATATCA AGTAAAGAAGCAGCAACACTTGGGAAATCCTTTCCAAATCAAAG CAGTACTGGTTCCTTTCCCAGCAGAACCCATCTTGatgaaggcaatctttttggagagGAGGAAGAACAAAACCTTGATGGCGAAGGAAATCATAACATTCAACCAAATTCTACAAAATTGAATTACCATTCCTACATGAATAGGCCGCAATCAGTGAGGTGGTCAAAAGCAGATACAGAGCTGTTTTACCAG GCTATTCGCCAATTTGGAACAGATTTTGCAATGATACAACAACTATTCCCTAATCGTACACGCCACCAAGTGAAACTGAAGTTTAAGAATGAAGAGCGCAAGCATCCTTTGCAAGTTCATGATGCTTTAGTCCATCGCTCCAAAG ATCATGCACATTTTGAGCGAGTAATTCTACAGCTGCAAACTCAGGCAGAGCAGAACTCCCACAAAGAAACAACTGGTGATCCACAAACTGCTTCACAGGATGTGGCCGGTGAATACGAG GAAGAGGGAGGGAAGCTCAATAAGGAAGAGGAGGCTAATGGTTGGGGCGGTGAAGTTCGGAGCCCC
- the LOC105059291 gene encoding uncharacterized protein isoform X8: protein MSNAPGLVSPSAPCFRGRDLAPSGLFRSDHPEASHCKDLHIDGEKEEASQHDQERAVENADTFFSTEYLDDSFQHGPTTVSCQDGPHAAQSDGNFQAIPEKPAEEIMMMSFGMESLDDISFSPSAAAVKQVGKFQPKLASRPKGGKAKSVSFALPNASETTAPSVETCSEGNFTRTDPPVGDVINDGYLDNHQQSSSVNYDFNGDFQMDDGKLEEEDISESSGLESFNTLLSLPISTAARSVGKFQPKPSARTENVKSNASAVQTGAMECVQCECDSLPPEAESLEVHASGFPADSLVDSAMPMPSELAQEQAELFEACTLEAATLGGRKTTQTIEISSERDNHVSGEREPTELLQDICVEAHSPNVEELTQLIQEEKHNSETVEDIAASKSSRKLRKQIYMHGTGKPEGGTDEDQSDDEYRGEDVPRKKRVPKKSKGNMTEKKKPGKKRKRASGKPDSISEELPKKRFPHGTRQKRRQVNKVLLETPEDEIDRRQLRIKDLIMLAEAKERISSKEAATLGKSFPNQSSTGSFPSRTHLDEGNLFGEEEEQNLDGEGNHNIQPNSTKLNYHSYMNRPQSVRWSKADTELFYQAIRQFGTDFAMIQQLFPNRTRHQVKLKFKNEERKHPLQVHDALVHRSKDHAHFERVILQLQTQAEQNSHKETTGDPQTASQDVAGEYEEEGGKLNKEEEANGWGGEVRSPADSDWKFEAPDQPELAEYESVYDWDASASHPHDMEKDTFTEF from the exons ATGTCCAACGCTCCCGGCCTCGTTTCTCCATCCGCCCCCTGCTTCCGGGGGAGAGATCTGGCGCCTTCGGGCCTCTTCCGATCAG ATCACCCAGAGGCTTCACATTGCAAAGACTTACACATTGATGGTGAAAAAGAGGAGGCTTCACAGCATGATCAAGAAAGAGCTGTTGAG AATGCGGATACGTTCTTCAGTACGGAATATCTTGATGACAGTTTTCAACATGGGCCAACTACTG TATCCTGTCAGGATGGACCTCATGCCGCTCAGAGTGATGGTAATTTCCAGGCCATCCCTGAGAAACCAGCAGAAGAG ATAATGATGATGTCTTTTGGCATGGAATCACTTGATGACATTTCTTTCTCACCCAGTGCTGCTGCTG TAAAACAAGTAGGCAAGTTTCAGCCTAAGCTTGCATCACGACCAAAAGGGGGAAAAGCTAAATCAGTATCTTTTGCTCTTCCTAATGCTTCTGAAACTACTGCTCCTTCTGTGGAGACCTGTTCTGAGGGCAACTTCACAAGAACAGATCCTCCTGTAGGAGATGTGATAAATGATGGATATTTGGATAACCATCAACAGTCATCTTCTGTAAACTATGATTTCAATGGAGATTTCCAAATGGATGATGggaagttggaagaagag GACATATCGGAGTCTTCAGGCCTTGAATCTTTCAACACACTTCTTTCTCTGccaatttcaactgcag CTCGATCTGTAGGTAAATTCCAACCAAAGCCTAGTGCCAGAACAGAGAATGTGAAATCTAATGCTTCTGCAGTTCAAACTGGTGCCATGGAGTGTGTGCAGTGTGAATGTGATTCACTTCCTCCAGAGGCTGAGTCCTTGGAGGTTCATGCTTCTGGCTTTCCAGCAGATTCCCTTGTTGATTCTGCAATGCCCATGCCATCTGAGTTGGCCCAAGAACAGGCAGAACTTTTCGAGGCATGTACACTTGAAGCTGCAACTTTAGGGGGCAGGAAGACCACACAAACTATTGAAATATCGTCAGAAAGAGAT AATCATGTTAGTGGAGAAAGAGAACCTACAGAATTATTGCAGGATATCTGTGTTGAGGCCCATTCCCCAAATGTGGAAGAACTTACTCAGCTGATCCAGGAAGAAAAACATAATTCAGAAACTGTTGAAGATATTGCAGCTAGTAAATCATCAAGGAAATTGAGAAAGCAAATCTACATGCACGGCACTGGCAAACCAGAAGGTGGAACGGATGAGGACCAAAGTGATGATGAATATAGGGGTGAGGATGTGCCCAGGAAGAAGAGGGTGCCAAAAAAATCAAAGGGGAACATGACTGAAAAAAAGAAACCAGGAAAGAAGCGCAAAAGAGCTTCTGGAAAACCTGATTCCATTTCAGAGGAATTACCAAAAAAGAGGTTTCCTCATGGAACACGGCAGAAGAGACGGCAAG TGAACAAGGTTTTGCTGGAAACACCCGAGGATGAGATTGACCGCAGGCAGCTTAGAATAAAAGATCTAATAATGCTTGCAGAGGCTAAGGAGAGAATATCA AGTAAAGAAGCAGCAACACTTGGGAAATCCTTTCCAAATCAAAG CAGTACTGGTTCCTTTCCCAGCAGAACCCATCTTGatgaaggcaatctttttggagagGAGGAAGAACAAAACCTTGATGGCGAAGGAAATCATAACATTCAACCAAATTCTACAAAATTGAATTACCATTCCTACATGAATAGGCCGCAATCAGTGAGGTGGTCAAAAGCAGATACAGAGCTGTTTTACCAG GCTATTCGCCAATTTGGAACAGATTTTGCAATGATACAACAACTATTCCCTAATCGTACACGCCACCAAGTGAAACTGAAGTTTAAGAATGAAGAGCGCAAGCATCCTTTGCAAGTTCATGATGCTTTAGTCCATCGCTCCAAAG ATCATGCACATTTTGAGCGAGTAATTCTACAGCTGCAAACTCAGGCAGAGCAGAACTCCCACAAAGAAACAACTGGTGATCCACAAACTGCTTCACAGGATGTGGCCGGTGAATACGAG GAAGAGGGAGGGAAGCTCAATAAGGAAGAGGAGGCTAATGGTTGGGGCGGTGAAGTTCGGAGCCCC
- the LOC105059291 gene encoding uncharacterized protein isoform X1 has protein sequence MSNAPGLVSPSAPCFRGRDLAPSGLFRSGLFLTARNAKRAPLPLPSLVFQDSADHPEASHCKDLHIDGEKEEASQHDQERAVENADTFFSTEYLDDSFQHGPTTVSCQDGPHAAQSDGNFQAIPEKPAEEIMMMSFGMESLDDISFSPSAAAVKQVGKFQPKLASRPKGGKAKSVSFALPNASETTAPSVETCSEGNFTRTDPPVGDVINDGYLDNHQQSSSVNYDFNGDFQMDDGKLEEEDISESSGLESFNTLLSLPISTAARSVGKFQPKPSARTENVKSNASAVQTGAMECVQCECDSLPPEAESLEVHASGFPADSLVDSAMPMPSELAQEQAELFEACTLEAATLGGRKTTQTIEISSERDNHVSGEREPTELLQDICVEAHSPNVEELTQLIQEEKHNSETVEDIAASKSSRKLRKQIYMHGTGKPEGGTDEDQSDDEYRGEDVPRKKRVPKKSKGNMTEKKKPGKKRKRASGKPDSISEELPKKRFPHGTRQKRRQVNKVLLETPEDEIDRRQLRIKDLIMLAEAKERISSKEAATLGKSFPNQSSTGSFPSRTHLDEGNLFGEEEEQNLDGEGNHNIQPNSTKLNYHSYMNRPQSVRWSKADTELFYQAIRQFGTDFAMIQQLFPNRTRHQVKLKFKNEERKHPLQVHDALVHRSKDHAHFERVILQLQTQAEQNSHKETTGDPQTASQDVAGEYEEEGGKLNKEEEANGWGGEVRSPADSDWKFEAPDQPELAEYESVYDWDASASHPHDMEKDTFTEF, from the exons ATGTCCAACGCTCCCGGCCTCGTTTCTCCATCCGCCCCCTGCTTCCGGGGGAGAGATCTGGCGCCTTCGGGCCTCTTCCGATCAGGTCTCTTCTTGACGGCGAGGAATGCGAAGAGGGCGCCACTACCACTTCCAAGCCTCGTCTTCCaag ATTCTGCAGATCACCCAGAGGCTTCACATTGCAAAGACTTACACATTGATGGTGAAAAAGAGGAGGCTTCACAGCATGATCAAGAAAGAGCTGTTGAG AATGCGGATACGTTCTTCAGTACGGAATATCTTGATGACAGTTTTCAACATGGGCCAACTACTG TATCCTGTCAGGATGGACCTCATGCCGCTCAGAGTGATGGTAATTTCCAGGCCATCCCTGAGAAACCAGCAGAAGAG ATAATGATGATGTCTTTTGGCATGGAATCACTTGATGACATTTCTTTCTCACCCAGTGCTGCTGCTG TAAAACAAGTAGGCAAGTTTCAGCCTAAGCTTGCATCACGACCAAAAGGGGGAAAAGCTAAATCAGTATCTTTTGCTCTTCCTAATGCTTCTGAAACTACTGCTCCTTCTGTGGAGACCTGTTCTGAGGGCAACTTCACAAGAACAGATCCTCCTGTAGGAGATGTGATAAATGATGGATATTTGGATAACCATCAACAGTCATCTTCTGTAAACTATGATTTCAATGGAGATTTCCAAATGGATGATGggaagttggaagaagag GACATATCGGAGTCTTCAGGCCTTGAATCTTTCAACACACTTCTTTCTCTGccaatttcaactgcag CTCGATCTGTAGGTAAATTCCAACCAAAGCCTAGTGCCAGAACAGAGAATGTGAAATCTAATGCTTCTGCAGTTCAAACTGGTGCCATGGAGTGTGTGCAGTGTGAATGTGATTCACTTCCTCCAGAGGCTGAGTCCTTGGAGGTTCATGCTTCTGGCTTTCCAGCAGATTCCCTTGTTGATTCTGCAATGCCCATGCCATCTGAGTTGGCCCAAGAACAGGCAGAACTTTTCGAGGCATGTACACTTGAAGCTGCAACTTTAGGGGGCAGGAAGACCACACAAACTATTGAAATATCGTCAGAAAGAGAT AATCATGTTAGTGGAGAAAGAGAACCTACAGAATTATTGCAGGATATCTGTGTTGAGGCCCATTCCCCAAATGTGGAAGAACTTACTCAGCTGATCCAGGAAGAAAAACATAATTCAGAAACTGTTGAAGATATTGCAGCTAGTAAATCATCAAGGAAATTGAGAAAGCAAATCTACATGCACGGCACTGGCAAACCAGAAGGTGGAACGGATGAGGACCAAAGTGATGATGAATATAGGGGTGAGGATGTGCCCAGGAAGAAGAGGGTGCCAAAAAAATCAAAGGGGAACATGACTGAAAAAAAGAAACCAGGAAAGAAGCGCAAAAGAGCTTCTGGAAAACCTGATTCCATTTCAGAGGAATTACCAAAAAAGAGGTTTCCTCATGGAACACGGCAGAAGAGACGGCAAG TGAACAAGGTTTTGCTGGAAACACCCGAGGATGAGATTGACCGCAGGCAGCTTAGAATAAAAGATCTAATAATGCTTGCAGAGGCTAAGGAGAGAATATCA AGTAAAGAAGCAGCAACACTTGGGAAATCCTTTCCAAATCAAAG CAGTACTGGTTCCTTTCCCAGCAGAACCCATCTTGatgaaggcaatctttttggagagGAGGAAGAACAAAACCTTGATGGCGAAGGAAATCATAACATTCAACCAAATTCTACAAAATTGAATTACCATTCCTACATGAATAGGCCGCAATCAGTGAGGTGGTCAAAAGCAGATACAGAGCTGTTTTACCAG GCTATTCGCCAATTTGGAACAGATTTTGCAATGATACAACAACTATTCCCTAATCGTACACGCCACCAAGTGAAACTGAAGTTTAAGAATGAAGAGCGCAAGCATCCTTTGCAAGTTCATGATGCTTTAGTCCATCGCTCCAAAG ATCATGCACATTTTGAGCGAGTAATTCTACAGCTGCAAACTCAGGCAGAGCAGAACTCCCACAAAGAAACAACTGGTGATCCACAAACTGCTTCACAGGATGTGGCCGGTGAATACGAG GAAGAGGGAGGGAAGCTCAATAAGGAAGAGGAGGCTAATGGTTGGGGCGGTGAAGTTCGGAGCCCC
- the LOC105059291 gene encoding uncharacterized protein isoform X3 — protein MSNAPGLVSPSAPCFRGRDLAPSGLFRSGLFLTARNAKRAPLPLPSLVFQDHPEASHCKDLHIDGEKEEASQHDQERAVENADTFFSTEYLDDSFQHGPTTVSCQDGPHAAQSDGNFQAIPEKPAEEIMMMSFGMESLDDISFSPSAAAVKQVGKFQPKLASRPKGGKAKSVSFALPNASETTAPSVETCSEGNFTRTDPPVGDVINDGYLDNHQQSSSVNYDFNGDFQMDDGKLEEEDISESSGLESFNTLLSLPISTAARSVGKFQPKPSARTENVKSNASAVQTGAMECVQCECDSLPPEAESLEVHASGFPADSLVDSAMPMPSELAQEQAELFEACTLEAATLGGRKTTQTIEISSERDNHVSGEREPTELLQDICVEAHSPNVEELTQLIQEEKHNSETVEDIAASKSSRKLRKQIYMHGTGKPEGGTDEDQSDDEYRGEDVPRKKRVPKKSKGNMTEKKKPGKKRKRASGKPDSISEELPKKRFPHGTRQKRRQVNKVLLETPEDEIDRRQLRIKDLIMLAEAKERISSKEAATLGKSFPNQSSTGSFPSRTHLDEGNLFGEEEEQNLDGEGNHNIQPNSTKLNYHSYMNRPQSVRWSKADTELFYQAIRQFGTDFAMIQQLFPNRTRHQVKLKFKNEERKHPLQVHDALVHRSKDHAHFERVILQLQTQAEQNSHKETTGDPQTASQDVAGEYEEEGGKLNKEEEANGWGGEVRSPADSDWKFEAPDQPELAEYESVYDWDASASHPHDMEKDTFTEF, from the exons ATGTCCAACGCTCCCGGCCTCGTTTCTCCATCCGCCCCCTGCTTCCGGGGGAGAGATCTGGCGCCTTCGGGCCTCTTCCGATCAGGTCTCTTCTTGACGGCGAGGAATGCGAAGAGGGCGCCACTACCACTTCCAAGCCTCGTCTTCCaag ATCACCCAGAGGCTTCACATTGCAAAGACTTACACATTGATGGTGAAAAAGAGGAGGCTTCACAGCATGATCAAGAAAGAGCTGTTGAG AATGCGGATACGTTCTTCAGTACGGAATATCTTGATGACAGTTTTCAACATGGGCCAACTACTG TATCCTGTCAGGATGGACCTCATGCCGCTCAGAGTGATGGTAATTTCCAGGCCATCCCTGAGAAACCAGCAGAAGAG ATAATGATGATGTCTTTTGGCATGGAATCACTTGATGACATTTCTTTCTCACCCAGTGCTGCTGCTG TAAAACAAGTAGGCAAGTTTCAGCCTAAGCTTGCATCACGACCAAAAGGGGGAAAAGCTAAATCAGTATCTTTTGCTCTTCCTAATGCTTCTGAAACTACTGCTCCTTCTGTGGAGACCTGTTCTGAGGGCAACTTCACAAGAACAGATCCTCCTGTAGGAGATGTGATAAATGATGGATATTTGGATAACCATCAACAGTCATCTTCTGTAAACTATGATTTCAATGGAGATTTCCAAATGGATGATGggaagttggaagaagag GACATATCGGAGTCTTCAGGCCTTGAATCTTTCAACACACTTCTTTCTCTGccaatttcaactgcag CTCGATCTGTAGGTAAATTCCAACCAAAGCCTAGTGCCAGAACAGAGAATGTGAAATCTAATGCTTCTGCAGTTCAAACTGGTGCCATGGAGTGTGTGCAGTGTGAATGTGATTCACTTCCTCCAGAGGCTGAGTCCTTGGAGGTTCATGCTTCTGGCTTTCCAGCAGATTCCCTTGTTGATTCTGCAATGCCCATGCCATCTGAGTTGGCCCAAGAACAGGCAGAACTTTTCGAGGCATGTACACTTGAAGCTGCAACTTTAGGGGGCAGGAAGACCACACAAACTATTGAAATATCGTCAGAAAGAGAT AATCATGTTAGTGGAGAAAGAGAACCTACAGAATTATTGCAGGATATCTGTGTTGAGGCCCATTCCCCAAATGTGGAAGAACTTACTCAGCTGATCCAGGAAGAAAAACATAATTCAGAAACTGTTGAAGATATTGCAGCTAGTAAATCATCAAGGAAATTGAGAAAGCAAATCTACATGCACGGCACTGGCAAACCAGAAGGTGGAACGGATGAGGACCAAAGTGATGATGAATATAGGGGTGAGGATGTGCCCAGGAAGAAGAGGGTGCCAAAAAAATCAAAGGGGAACATGACTGAAAAAAAGAAACCAGGAAAGAAGCGCAAAAGAGCTTCTGGAAAACCTGATTCCATTTCAGAGGAATTACCAAAAAAGAGGTTTCCTCATGGAACACGGCAGAAGAGACGGCAAG TGAACAAGGTTTTGCTGGAAACACCCGAGGATGAGATTGACCGCAGGCAGCTTAGAATAAAAGATCTAATAATGCTTGCAGAGGCTAAGGAGAGAATATCA AGTAAAGAAGCAGCAACACTTGGGAAATCCTTTCCAAATCAAAG CAGTACTGGTTCCTTTCCCAGCAGAACCCATCTTGatgaaggcaatctttttggagagGAGGAAGAACAAAACCTTGATGGCGAAGGAAATCATAACATTCAACCAAATTCTACAAAATTGAATTACCATTCCTACATGAATAGGCCGCAATCAGTGAGGTGGTCAAAAGCAGATACAGAGCTGTTTTACCAG GCTATTCGCCAATTTGGAACAGATTTTGCAATGATACAACAACTATTCCCTAATCGTACACGCCACCAAGTGAAACTGAAGTTTAAGAATGAAGAGCGCAAGCATCCTTTGCAAGTTCATGATGCTTTAGTCCATCGCTCCAAAG ATCATGCACATTTTGAGCGAGTAATTCTACAGCTGCAAACTCAGGCAGAGCAGAACTCCCACAAAGAAACAACTGGTGATCCACAAACTGCTTCACAGGATGTGGCCGGTGAATACGAG GAAGAGGGAGGGAAGCTCAATAAGGAAGAGGAGGCTAATGGTTGGGGCGGTGAAGTTCGGAGCCCC